From a single Streptomyces liliifuscus genomic region:
- the paaN gene encoding phenylacetic acid degradation protein PaaN, protein MAAELTAHQLIAQHRPTLDQALEAIRTRAYWSPHPEHPKAYGENGSLDMAAGKAAFDALLGGRLDLGQPGTDDWVGGEVSPYGIELGVTYPHADVDTLLPAMRAGQRAWRDAGAEMRAVVCLEILKRISDRTHEFAHAVMHTSGQAFMMAFQAGGPHAQDRGLEAVAYAYVEQVRTPDDAEWTKPQGKRDPIALTKRFTPVPRGVALVIGCNTFPTWNGYPGLFASLATGNAVLVKPHPRAVLPLALTVQVAREVLAEAGFDPNLVALAAERAGEGIAKTLATRPEIRIIDYTGSTAFGDWLEANARQAQVYTEKAGVNTVLVESTDNYKGMLSNLAFSLSLYSGQMCTTPQNLLIPRDGIRTEEGPRTYDEVVADLARSVGGLLGDDARANGLLGAIVNPDVKARLEAAAGLGEVALASREIANPDFPDAVVRTPVIVKLDGAKPDDQAAFMNECFGPVSFAVAVDSAADAVALLRRTIANKGAMTVGAYTTSEEVEEAVQEACLEECAQLSLNLTGGVYVNQTAAFSDFHGSGGNPAANAALCDGAFVANRFRVVEVRREA, encoded by the coding sequence ATGGCCGCCGAACTCACCGCGCACCAGCTGATCGCACAGCACCGGCCCACCCTCGACCAGGCGCTGGAAGCGATCCGCACGCGCGCGTACTGGTCGCCACACCCCGAACACCCCAAGGCGTACGGGGAGAACGGCAGCCTGGACATGGCGGCGGGCAAGGCCGCCTTCGACGCCCTCCTGGGCGGCCGCCTCGACCTCGGCCAGCCCGGCACCGACGACTGGGTGGGCGGCGAGGTCTCGCCGTACGGAATCGAGTTGGGCGTCACGTACCCGCACGCGGACGTCGACACCCTGCTGCCCGCCATGCGCGCGGGGCAGCGCGCGTGGCGCGACGCCGGCGCGGAGATGCGCGCGGTGGTGTGTCTGGAGATCCTCAAGCGGATCAGCGACCGCACCCACGAGTTCGCGCACGCGGTCATGCACACCAGCGGCCAGGCCTTCATGATGGCGTTCCAGGCGGGCGGCCCGCACGCGCAGGACCGCGGCCTGGAGGCGGTGGCGTACGCGTACGTGGAGCAGGTCCGCACCCCCGACGACGCCGAGTGGACGAAGCCCCAGGGCAAGCGCGACCCGATCGCGCTGACCAAGCGGTTCACGCCGGTGCCGCGCGGTGTCGCGCTGGTGATCGGCTGCAACACCTTCCCGACGTGGAACGGCTATCCGGGCCTGTTCGCCTCCCTTGCCACGGGCAACGCGGTCCTCGTGAAGCCCCACCCGCGCGCGGTGCTGCCGCTCGCGCTCACCGTCCAGGTGGCCCGCGAGGTGCTCGCCGAGGCCGGCTTCGACCCGAACCTGGTAGCGCTGGCCGCCGAGCGGGCGGGCGAGGGCATCGCCAAGACCCTGGCGACACGCCCGGAGATCCGGATCATCGACTACACGGGCTCGACGGCGTTCGGCGACTGGCTGGAGGCCAACGCCCGCCAGGCGCAGGTCTACACGGAGAAGGCCGGCGTCAACACGGTGCTCGTGGAGTCGACCGACAACTACAAGGGAATGCTGTCGAACCTCGCATTCTCCTTGTCCCTCTACAGCGGCCAGATGTGCACGACCCCGCAGAACCTCCTGATCCCCCGCGACGGCATCCGTACGGAGGAGGGCCCCAGGACGTACGACGAGGTGGTCGCCGACCTCGCCAGGTCGGTCGGCGGACTCCTCGGGGACGACGCCCGGGCGAACGGCCTGCTGGGCGCGATCGTGAACCCGGATGTGAAGGCCCGCCTGGAGGCGGCCGCGGGCCTCGGCGAAGTCGCCCTCGCCTCACGGGAGATCGCCAACCCCGACTTCCCCGACGCGGTCGTACGCACCCCGGTGATCGTGAAGCTGGACGGCGCCAAGCCGGACGACCAGGCCGCGTTCATGAACGAGTGCTTCGGCCCCGTCTCCTTCGCGGTCGCGGTCGACTCGGCGGCGGACGCCGTGGCACTGCTGCGGCGGACCATCGCCAACAAGGGCGCGATGACGGTGGGCGCGTACACGACCTCGGAGGAGGTCGAGGAGGCCGTCCAGGAGGCCTGCCTGGAGGAGTGCGCCCAGCTCTCGCTCAACCTGACCGGCGGGGTCTACGTCAACCAGACCGCCGCGTTCTCGGACTTCCACGGGTCGGGCGGCAACCCGGCGGCGAACGCCGCGCTGTGCGACGGGGCGTTCGTGGCCAACCGCTTCCGCGTGGTGGAGGTTCGCAGGGAGGCGTGA
- a CDS encoding DUF2252 domain-containing protein yields MSETGGVVAGAARVPAVRGFARPSGEGPAKGQVSPKEEGKALRDSVPRSAHASIDTNGDRPDAVTAVDASNHGRIPGLTPIRIGRMAATPFAFLRGSAGLMAYDLARTPLTGIGAQICGDAHAANFGLYGDARGGLVMDLNDFDETVHGPWEWDLKRLTTSLVLAGREAGADEDTCRKAAYFATGSYRRTMRLLAKLPVLDAWNAIADEELVSHTDAHDLLGTLERVSEKARGNTSGRFAAKSTEVVEGGGRRFVDAPPVLRRVPDDEASAVARSLEEYLASLSEDRLPLLARYAVHDVAFRVVGTGSVGTRSYVVLLLDHRGEALVLQVKEARTSVLVPHLATIGLPVPEVAHEGRRVVLGQKRMQVVSDILLGWTSVEGRPFQVRQFRNRKGSVDPAALAADQIDDYARMTGALLARAHAHSADPRLIAGYCGKSEELDEAVATFSVAYADRTEADHAELVTAVRAGRIVGELGV; encoded by the coding sequence GTGAGCGAGACCGGTGGTGTGGTGGCCGGGGCGGCAAGGGTTCCGGCGGTGCGCGGGTTCGCGCGACCGTCCGGGGAGGGCCCGGCCAAGGGGCAGGTTTCGCCCAAGGAGGAGGGCAAGGCGCTGCGGGACAGCGTCCCGCGCAGTGCGCACGCCTCCATCGACACGAACGGCGACCGCCCGGACGCGGTGACCGCGGTCGACGCGTCCAACCACGGCCGGATCCCCGGGCTCACGCCGATCCGGATCGGCCGGATGGCGGCCACCCCCTTCGCCTTCCTGCGCGGTTCTGCCGGACTCATGGCCTACGACCTGGCGCGTACGCCGCTGACCGGCATCGGTGCCCAGATCTGCGGCGACGCGCACGCGGCGAACTTCGGTCTGTACGGGGACGCGCGCGGCGGCCTCGTCATGGACCTGAACGACTTCGACGAAACGGTCCACGGGCCGTGGGAATGGGACCTGAAGCGGCTCACGACCTCGCTGGTGCTCGCCGGCCGGGAAGCGGGGGCCGACGAGGACACTTGCCGCAAGGCGGCGTACTTCGCGACCGGTTCGTACCGGCGCACCATGCGGCTGCTCGCCAAGCTCCCGGTCCTGGACGCGTGGAACGCCATCGCGGACGAGGAACTGGTCTCGCACACGGACGCCCACGATCTGCTCGGCACGCTGGAGCGGGTCTCGGAGAAGGCCCGTGGCAACACCAGTGGGCGGTTCGCGGCCAAGTCGACCGAGGTCGTGGAGGGCGGCGGGCGCCGCTTCGTCGACGCTCCGCCGGTGCTGCGACGCGTGCCGGACGACGAGGCTTCCGCGGTCGCGCGGTCGCTGGAGGAGTATCTGGCCTCGCTCTCCGAGGACCGCCTCCCGCTCCTCGCGCGCTACGCGGTGCACGACGTGGCGTTCCGCGTGGTCGGCACGGGCAGCGTGGGCACGCGTTCGTACGTGGTGCTGCTCCTCGACCACCGCGGTGAGGCCCTCGTCCTCCAGGTGAAGGAGGCCCGTACGTCCGTCCTGGTGCCGCATCTGGCGACGATCGGCCTCCCGGTGCCCGAGGTCGCGCACGAGGGCCGCCGGGTCGTTCTCGGCCAGAAGCGGATGCAGGTCGTCAGCGACATCCTCCTCGGCTGGACGTCGGTCGAGGGGCGCCCCTTCCAGGTACGGCAGTTCCGCAACCGCAAGGGCAGCGTCGATCCGGCGGCGCTGGCCGCGGACCAGATAGACGACTACGCCCGGATGACAGGGGCTCTGCTGGCGCGGGCGCACGCGCACAGCGCCGATCCACGGCTCATCGCGGGGTACTGCGGCAAGAGTGAGGAACTGGACGAGGCGGTCGCTACCTTCTCGGTGGCCTACGCGGACCGGACCGAGGCCGACCACGCGGAGCTGGTGACGGCCGTGCGGGCGGGGCGGATCGTGGGAGAGCTGGGGGTCTGA
- a CDS encoding HTTM domain-containing protein — MRVTGEALGPYQSAVIRIGFAGTWLLFLLREFPHREEMYGPDGPWSWDLAQQLIANNHAFTALMWADGQVWFGIVYAFAVLSSLLLMLGWRTRTMSVLFMVGVLSLQNRSIFMGDGGDNVIHLMAIYLVLTRCGRVWSLDERRERRAREARARGAWVGPDRAGPALWTVLGLVLAAATLAGKIDGGFLGGWRAVYWGLWAVQGLWWLAGRYGRSVQPRILLDVVANLVHNAALFVIMAEACLIYATAGWYKIQGSRWQDGTAVYYPLHLDYFSPWPALSDLLSASGTLMLLVTYGTVIVQVAFPFTLFNRRVKNVLLAAMMTEHAVIAVVLGLPFFSLAMIAADAVFLPTSFLRRVGGWVARARGGLFSRLGRTRTLPGLRKEPPRPPETAETAETAEHPHVGFTA; from the coding sequence ATGCGCGTCACCGGCGAGGCGCTCGGCCCGTACCAGAGCGCCGTGATCCGCATAGGCTTCGCCGGGACCTGGCTGCTGTTCCTGCTGCGGGAATTCCCGCACCGGGAGGAGATGTACGGGCCCGACGGCCCCTGGAGCTGGGATCTCGCCCAGCAGCTCATCGCGAACAACCACGCCTTCACGGCCCTGATGTGGGCCGACGGCCAGGTCTGGTTCGGGATCGTCTACGCGTTCGCCGTACTGTCCAGCCTTCTGCTGATGCTCGGCTGGCGCACCCGGACCATGTCCGTGCTCTTCATGGTCGGCGTGCTCTCCCTGCAGAACCGCAGCATCTTCATGGGGGACGGCGGCGACAACGTCATCCACCTCATGGCGATCTACCTCGTGCTCACGCGCTGCGGCCGGGTCTGGTCGCTGGACGAGCGGCGGGAGCGCCGGGCCCGGGAGGCACGCGCGCGTGGAGCATGGGTCGGCCCGGACAGGGCCGGTCCCGCCCTCTGGACGGTGCTCGGCCTCGTGCTGGCCGCGGCCACGCTCGCGGGGAAGATCGACGGCGGCTTTCTCGGCGGCTGGCGGGCCGTCTACTGGGGGCTGTGGGCCGTACAGGGCCTGTGGTGGCTGGCCGGACGGTACGGCCGGAGCGTCCAGCCCCGCATCCTCCTCGACGTGGTCGCCAACCTCGTCCACAACGCCGCCCTCTTCGTGATCATGGCCGAGGCGTGTCTGATCTACGCGACCGCCGGCTGGTACAAGATCCAGGGTTCGCGCTGGCAGGACGGCACCGCCGTCTACTACCCCCTCCACCTGGACTACTTCTCCCCCTGGCCGGCCCTCTCCGATCTGCTGTCCGCGAGCGGCACACTGATGTTGCTGGTGACGTACGGGACGGTGATCGTGCAGGTCGCCTTCCCCTTCACGCTGTTCAACCGGCGGGTGAAGAACGTCCTGCTGGCCGCGATGATGACCGAGCACGCCGTGATCGCCGTCGTGCTGGGCCTGCCGTTCTTCTCGCTCGCGATGATCGCCGCCGACGCCGTGTTCCTGCCGACGTCCTTCCTGCGCCGCGTGGGCGGATGGGTGGCACGCGCGCGTGGAGGGCTGTTTTCGCGTCTGGGCCGTACGCGTACGCTCCCGGGGCTCCGCAAGGAGCCCCCGCGCCCCCCGGAGACGGCCGAGACCGCAGAGACGGCCGAGCACCCGCACGTAGGCTTCACGGCATGA
- a CDS encoding acyl-CoA dehydrogenase family protein: MDFTFTEEQQAAVEAARAVFAGVAPDGVPSPALTAGAVADDFDRALWAKLADADLLSLLLDDRHGGAGLDAVALCLVLRESAKVLARVPLLESTAAAVTVQTYGGEELKADLLARTGRGELVLTVAANGRTGHDGAELAVTARPEGDQWVLDGMQTAVPWAQNADFVLVPALSSDSGRSVLALVPRVHEGALLAEQFSTTGERLGELRLDSVRVPARDVIDADGAWESLRDLLATGTCALALGLGEGVLRMTSEYTSKREQFGFPVATFQAVAVQAADRYIDLRAMEATLWQAAWRISSGASGALPASGDIAVAKIWASEGVRRVVQTAQHLHGGIGADTDYPLHRYHAWAKHLELSLGPAAAHEETLGDLLAAHPLG, from the coding sequence GTGGACTTCACCTTCACCGAGGAGCAGCAGGCGGCCGTGGAAGCGGCGAGGGCGGTGTTCGCGGGGGTCGCGCCGGACGGTGTGCCCAGTCCCGCGCTCACCGCCGGCGCCGTCGCGGACGACTTCGACCGCGCGCTGTGGGCGAAACTCGCCGACGCGGACCTGCTGAGCCTGTTGCTCGACGACCGCCACGGCGGCGCGGGCCTGGACGCCGTCGCGCTCTGTCTGGTGCTGCGCGAGTCCGCGAAGGTGCTCGCGCGGGTGCCGTTGCTGGAGAGCACCGCGGCCGCGGTGACCGTGCAGACGTACGGCGGCGAGGAGTTGAAGGCGGACCTGCTCGCCCGGACCGGCCGGGGTGAGCTGGTCCTGACGGTCGCCGCGAACGGACGCACCGGCCACGACGGCGCCGAACTCGCCGTGACCGCACGGCCGGAGGGCGACCAGTGGGTGCTGGACGGGATGCAGACGGCCGTCCCCTGGGCGCAGAACGCCGACTTCGTCCTCGTACCCGCGCTGAGCAGCGACTCGGGCCGCTCCGTGCTCGCCCTTGTCCCCCGCGTCCACGAAGGCGCGCTGCTCGCCGAGCAGTTCTCGACAACGGGCGAGCGGCTCGGCGAACTCCGGCTGGATTCCGTACGCGTTCCCGCCCGTGACGTCATCGACGCCGACGGAGCCTGGGAGTCGCTGCGCGACCTGCTCGCCACCGGGACGTGCGCGCTGGCGCTCGGGCTGGGTGAAGGAGTGCTCAGGATGACGAGCGAATACACCAGCAAGCGGGAGCAGTTCGGCTTCCCGGTCGCCACGTTCCAGGCCGTGGCCGTGCAGGCCGCCGACCGCTACATCGACCTGCGCGCGATGGAGGCGACCCTCTGGCAGGCCGCGTGGCGGATCAGCTCGGGGGCGAGCGGGGCGCTCCCCGCTTCGGGTGACATCGCCGTCGCCAAGATCTGGGCCTCCGAGGGCGTACGCCGTGTCGTGCAGACCGCACAGCATCTGCACGGCGGCATCGGCGCGGACACCGACTACCCCCTGCACCGCTACCACGCCTGGGCCAAACACCTGGAACTCTCACTCGGCCCGGCGGCAGCACACGAGGAGACACTGGGCGACCTGCTGGCGGCGCATCCCTTGGGATGA
- a CDS encoding DUF5819 family protein, translating into MDAYDKGSNARPVPGEPPAAVPDSLPPEGHETSDDHGTPGTHEPLSGRNPSGEAPARIPQQYGDQQGDEQRFDGQDDPQYDEQYDDTALAGPPLPPQAGIAALSLPFQIAAALALAVVAVAACVHVGMVFLHVAPSNTVTKQHGQAIDEWIYPEFEQNWKLFAPDPLQQNIAVQVRAEVRAADGDIRTTRWYDLSALDGAAIDGNLLPSHTQQNELRRAWDFFVATHDNANRPNGLRGALSEKYLRRIVVLRLDREQAGGRGAAVQQVQVRSRTTNVPPPKWSQEQVSDKPIVRELPWWPVSEADRAAGTRPAESTGTEASAR; encoded by the coding sequence ATGGACGCGTACGACAAGGGCTCGAACGCCCGGCCCGTGCCGGGCGAGCCCCCGGCCGCCGTCCCCGACAGCCTTCCGCCGGAGGGCCACGAGACCTCGGACGATCACGGTACTCCGGGTACCCATGAGCCCCTGAGCGGGCGGAACCCCTCCGGCGAGGCTCCCGCCCGGATCCCCCAGCAGTACGGTGACCAGCAAGGCGACGAGCAGCGGTTCGACGGGCAGGACGACCCGCAGTACGACGAGCAGTACGACGACACGGCCCTCGCCGGTCCCCCGCTTCCCCCTCAGGCCGGCATCGCCGCCCTCTCCCTCCCCTTTCAGATCGCCGCGGCGCTCGCGCTCGCCGTCGTCGCGGTCGCCGCCTGCGTGCACGTCGGCATGGTCTTCCTGCATGTCGCGCCGTCGAACACGGTCACCAAGCAGCACGGGCAGGCGATCGACGAGTGGATCTACCCCGAGTTCGAGCAGAACTGGAAGCTCTTCGCGCCCGACCCGCTGCAGCAGAACATCGCGGTCCAGGTCCGTGCCGAGGTGCGGGCCGCGGACGGTGACATCAGGACGACCCGCTGGTACGACCTCTCCGCGCTGGACGGCGCCGCCATCGACGGCAACCTGCTGCCCAGCCACACCCAGCAGAACGAGCTGCGCCGGGCCTGGGACTTCTTCGTGGCCACGCACGACAACGCGAACCGTCCGAACGGCCTGCGCGGCGCCCTCTCGGAGAAGTATCTGCGCCGCATCGTGGTCCTGCGGCTCGACCGTGAGCAGGCCGGTGGCCGGGGCGCGGCCGTGCAACAGGTCCAGGTCCGCTCCCGTACGACCAATGTGCCGCCTCCGAAGTGGAGCCAGGAGCAGGTGTCCGACAAGCCCATCGTCCGCGAGCTGCCCTGGTGGCCGGTCTCGGAGGCCGACCGGGCGGCCGGGACGCGGCCCGCGGAGTCCACGGGGACGGAGGCGAGCGCCCGATGA
- a CDS encoding FMN-dependent NADH-azoreductase, translated as MATLLHLDSSVFPGPASASRAVTDAFRTTWEEQHPQGTVIYRDLSLNPVPHITADAHSASFADPSEHTPEQAAAFAERVGFIEELERADAVLIGAPMYNYSIPSTLKAWLDNVVLYGRTAGETPSAKGTPVTVVASRGGSYAPGTPRAGYEYVQNYLEAVLKDMLALDLEFIVPELTMAPHNPAMAELVPLFEASRAKALQEAADKARTLADQLTSKAA; from the coding sequence ATGGCCACCCTGCTGCACCTGGACTCGTCCGTCTTCCCGGGTCCCGCCTCGGCGTCCCGCGCCGTCACGGACGCCTTCCGCACGACCTGGGAGGAGCAGCACCCGCAGGGCACGGTGATCTACCGCGACCTCTCCCTGAATCCCGTGCCGCACATCACCGCCGACGCCCACAGCGCCAGCTTCGCCGATCCGTCGGAGCACACGCCGGAGCAGGCCGCGGCCTTCGCCGAGCGTGTGGGGTTCATCGAGGAGCTGGAGCGGGCGGACGCCGTGCTGATCGGCGCGCCCATGTACAACTACTCGATCCCGTCGACCCTCAAGGCGTGGCTGGACAACGTGGTCCTCTACGGCCGTACCGCGGGCGAGACCCCGTCCGCCAAGGGCACCCCGGTCACCGTCGTGGCCAGCCGCGGTGGCTCCTACGCGCCGGGCACCCCGCGCGCGGGCTACGAGTACGTGCAGAACTATCTGGAGGCCGTCCTCAAGGACATGCTCGCCCTGGATCTCGAGTTCATCGTCCCGGAGCTCACGATGGCCCCGCACAACCCGGCGATGGCCGAGCTGGTCCCGCTCTTCGAGGCCTCCCGCGCCAAGGCCCTGCAGGAGGCGGCCGACAAGGCCAGGACCCTCGCCGACCAGCTCACGTCCAAGGCGGCCTGA
- a CDS encoding TrmH family RNA methyltransferase, with translation MTDDPHDLDPVDPRDPEPRDLDPRDLDPVSAWHRLAGTSVLLDGFHALKHAVRFRAEIPVAVTADRQAALALADDLAPDVRDTLDALLTEVPRAAYEALVARPHPTAVAALAVRPERAANLRALARTPRGAPVVVLDQPRNLGNAGAVIRLAAGFGATGVVTTGTLDPWHPTVVRAGAGLHFATAVERLTVDELPAGPVFALDPEGEDIRSLKLPDDAVLAFGSERSGLSGELRARTDHLVSLPMRPQVSSYNLATSVAMTLFHWSAS, from the coding sequence ATGACGGACGACCCCCACGACCTCGACCCCGTCGACCCACGCGACCCCGAGCCACGCGACCTCGACCCACGCGACCTCGACCCCGTGAGCGCCTGGCACCGGCTCGCCGGCACCTCCGTGCTGCTCGACGGCTTCCACGCCCTCAAGCACGCCGTGCGCTTCCGGGCCGAGATCCCGGTGGCCGTCACCGCCGACCGACAGGCCGCGCTCGCCCTGGCCGACGACCTGGCCCCGGACGTACGGGACACACTGGACGCCCTCCTGACGGAGGTCCCGCGGGCCGCGTACGAAGCGCTCGTCGCCCGCCCGCACCCCACCGCCGTGGCCGCCCTGGCGGTACGGCCCGAGCGTGCCGCCAACCTGCGGGCGCTGGCCCGCACGCCCCGCGGCGCGCCCGTGGTCGTCCTCGACCAGCCGCGCAACCTCGGCAACGCGGGGGCCGTGATCCGGCTCGCGGCCGGTTTCGGCGCGACGGGGGTCGTCACGACCGGCACGCTCGATCCGTGGCATCCCACGGTGGTGCGCGCCGGGGCGGGCCTGCACTTCGCCACGGCCGTCGAGCGGCTGACCGTGGACGAGCTGCCCGCCGGGCCGGTGTTCGCCCTCGACCCCGAGGGCGAGGACATCCGGTCGCTGAAGCTCCCGGACGATGCCGTCCTCGCCTTCGGCTCCGAGCGGAGCGGGTTGTCCGGTGAACTGCGCGCCCGCACGGACCACTTGGTCTCGCTGCCGATGCGGCCCCAGGTGTCCAGCTACAACCTCGCCACCAGCGTGGCGATGACGCTGTTCCACTGGAGTGCCTCGTAG
- a CDS encoding J domain-containing protein, which yields MTTPEAEQSPSEPSSEPSAERVAGEPRASEPGGDKAHVGEAHVEDVPSSEPSVEVDAEPSAEVDAEPSVEAGAESGAGASTGAVGGDEVVGDDPVGDVAEPDAGGEEAERPEARLERAVRAAEQALIEFEIAVETFRVEVENFSRLHHQKLGPMYSRLDELDAQIAEARAASTGDPEDVRKAQEARARVMPMPGIEELFHDWLDSDGLSPEASAMLTEQPVRPPQRVRPSDEARKLYRELVRKAHPDLAQDDTERARRDEFISRVNAAYGRGDEPLLRELSEEWAAGPVAEEWRPSRSEELYARLEWLAQRKELLALVARDLEESAIGAMLKMAPDDPDRLLEEIAEQLLAQVSEREAELAGLLGSGA from the coding sequence GTGACCACCCCGGAAGCTGAGCAGTCCCCGTCCGAGCCGTCGTCCGAGCCCTCCGCGGAGCGGGTCGCCGGTGAGCCGCGCGCCAGTGAGCCTGGCGGCGACAAGGCGCACGTCGGCGAGGCGCACGTCGAGGATGTGCCGTCCTCCGAGCCCTCCGTCGAGGTGGATGCCGAGCCGTCTGCCGAGGTGGATGCCGAGCCGTCTGTCGAGGCAGGTGCCGAATCGGGCGCCGGTGCGTCGACGGGGGCGGTCGGAGGCGACGAGGTGGTGGGGGACGATCCCGTCGGTGATGTCGCCGAACCCGACGCCGGGGGTGAAGAGGCGGAGCGGCCCGAGGCGCGGCTGGAGCGGGCTGTTCGGGCGGCCGAGCAGGCGTTGATCGAGTTCGAGATCGCGGTGGAGACGTTCCGGGTCGAGGTGGAGAACTTCTCCCGGCTGCACCACCAGAAGCTCGGGCCGATGTACTCGCGGCTCGACGAGCTGGACGCACAGATCGCCGAGGCGCGGGCCGCGAGCACCGGTGACCCGGAGGACGTGCGCAAGGCACAGGAGGCGCGGGCCCGCGTCATGCCGATGCCGGGGATCGAGGAGTTGTTCCACGACTGGCTCGACTCGGACGGGCTGTCCCCCGAGGCTTCGGCCATGCTGACCGAGCAGCCGGTGCGGCCGCCGCAGCGGGTCAGGCCGAGCGACGAGGCCCGCAAGCTCTACCGGGAGCTGGTCCGCAAGGCGCACCCGGACCTGGCGCAGGACGACACTGAGCGCGCTCGGCGCGACGAGTTCATCTCCCGGGTCAACGCGGCGTACGGCCGTGGGGACGAGCCGCTGCTCCGGGAGCTGTCCGAGGAGTGGGCCGCGGGACCTGTGGCCGAGGAATGGCGCCCGAGCCGTAGCGAGGAGCTCTACGCCCGGCTCGAATGGCTCGCCCAGCGCAAGGAACTGCTCGCGCTCGTCGCCCGCGACCTGGAGGAGAGCGCGATCGGCGCGATGCTCAAGATGGCGCCGGACGACCCCGACCGGCTGCTGGAGGAGATCGCCGAGCAGCTGCTGGCGCAGGTGAGCGAGCGGGAGGCCGAGCTGGCGGGCCTGCTCGGCAGCGGCGCCTGA
- a CDS encoding rhodanese-like domain-containing protein, giving the protein MPTVEVSDLADGDFLLDVREDDEWQAGHAEGALHIPISDFVARYGELTEAAPQDGRVHVICRSGGRSAQVAMYLVQQGIDAVNVDGGMQVWAAAGRPVVNAEGQSGFVL; this is encoded by the coding sequence GTGCCCACGGTCGAGGTCTCGGATCTCGCGGACGGTGACTTCCTGCTGGACGTCCGGGAGGACGACGAGTGGCAGGCGGGTCACGCCGAAGGAGCGCTGCACATTCCCATCAGTGACTTCGTCGCACGCTACGGCGAGCTGACCGAGGCGGCGCCGCAGGACGGCAGGGTCCATGTGATCTGCCGCTCCGGGGGCCGTTCGGCACAGGTCGCGATGTACCTGGTCCAGCAGGGCATCGACGCGGTGAACGTCGACGGCGGCATGCAGGTCTGGGCGGCCGCGGGCCGTCCTGTGGTGAACGCGGAGGGGCAGTCCGGGTTCGTGCTCTAG
- a CDS encoding winged helix-turn-helix transcriptional regulator yields MAVQENHDAASCRRVDNGITQVFQVLGKRWTGPIVAVLLPAPVHFADLRRAIPGISERMLSDRLTELATVGLVVREVDDGPPLRVSYRLTEAGAALEPALGELGAWAKTYLAEDGRCQEQFRK; encoded by the coding sequence ATGGCGGTCCAGGAAAACCACGACGCTGCGTCGTGCAGGCGCGTGGACAACGGCATCACCCAGGTCTTCCAGGTGCTCGGAAAGCGCTGGACGGGCCCGATCGTGGCCGTGCTCCTGCCCGCCCCCGTGCACTTCGCCGATCTGCGCCGTGCCATCCCCGGCATCAGCGAGCGCATGCTCTCCGACCGGCTCACCGAGCTGGCGACGGTCGGGCTGGTGGTCCGCGAGGTCGACGACGGGCCGCCGCTGCGGGTCTCCTACCGGCTGACGGAGGCGGGGGCGGCGTTGGAGCCCGCGCTGGGGGAGCTGGGCGCGTGGGCGAAGACGTATCTGGCCGAGGACGGGCGCTGCCAGGAGCAGTTCCGGAAGTAG